CAGTTTTGTTATCAGTCGAGTTCCAACTGTTCCAAGCAGTTACCAGCAGCATGTTCAACAAATTCAGCGTCACCTTAGCCATGCTCCTAGCGCTCTGCGCGCTGAGCAGCTCCAGGGAAGTCAACATGAGACTCTGCAGCGATATGCTTAATCAGGCGCTCAGCAAAATGTGCGAAAAAACGGGCTTCAACGACATGGTGTCCAAGCGCAGCTCATGTAGGTCCAAATCAAGCATTAATGTTAAtctttctatatatacaacttGTTAATTGTAGATGCTGCTTTGGGCTTTGATCCTATCGATCCCATTCAATTCATTGAGGCGAAAGAATCCGCGGATGTTTTGCCATATCCCTTGTCTAATGGACGTATGAGTGATTTCTACGATAACAATGTGATCAGCTCGCTGACAGCCACACGACGCTTAACCCGCAACGGCATCATCGAGCATTGCTGCATGAGAGCGTGCTCCAAATACGAGTTGAGCGGCTACTGCAGGGCTCCTTAAACAGTGAAGAACCCCAATCAGAGTACATGAGCCTGTGTAATTACCTTTTTGTTATCTACACAGAttcttgcttatttatatatacagcatataaacaaattggtGAAATAAAAACCAATCGCTTGAAATAATCTAATCCCGATGCGCCTTGCACACTTCCAATTGCAAAATGTGCATTTTCGTACTCCTGGACATCAAATCTATCGAATTGCATACCAGCATACCCAggattgcataaaaaaatgtgttcagctagtttgttgcttaagtctttttctACATACATTCTGTATGGGCAAATTGCGTCGTTTATTAGCTTCTGCTCCTTAGTTATCCTTCGAATTGCAAAAGGACATTCATTTTCGTACTCCTGGGCATCGaatctatcgatctgcattcaagaattttttaaatcgcgcaaaaaatattttgaaaaaaattcatgGGGGGTCAGTCGCAAAAATGAGCCAAAAAACACATATTGTCCTTTTTCtcggaaactacaaggactacgGGGATGTCCTTTGGCAAAAAACTAGTGCTCATTgagagctttcagaatataccactcaaaggacgaaagtaCTTACAGGAGCCGAGAAAAACAGCTTTtttcgtatacagaaaaaCGTGTATATCTCTCGAATCTTttgcaggatcaggacgaaattagtgCCAAACAATGTAGTTTTAAAAGGACTATCAACTGGCCAAAGGACATCGGCATAGTCCTTGTGGTTCCAGAGATAATGATCATTTTGTGATTTCGGCCACTTTCCTTGCGACCTGGAGCTGACAAATTCTAAGTTAATGGACATTTAGATGACCCAATAATTTTTtgatgcagatcgatagagtCTGATCCTGTGAGTGTCGTAAACCAAAAATCTTGAATATGCGGCAGGATTTAGCCAAGTTATGGCTACATTTCTCTGGCAGATTGACGTTTAGCAGCTGCgcttaaaagtatgcagcagttttatttattgagctTATAGGTTGCTGTCTtggctttataaatttatagaataGCAAATCAATGGAAAtcgttaatttgttttttttttttggcataattaagtaatttattttgaatttgaataaaacaAACTAGACAACAACTACTTAAGAGTAAGTACAtgcaatttacatataaaataagtttttctCTGCCGCACTGCACTCGCACTTAAAACGGGTGTGTTTTTCAaactatgcatatatatatagttaatataatatatagttatCATATAAGgtataggtatatatatatatatgtatgtatatttaatagttaataCAAAGAAAGGCAAACTTAGAGCGACTACGTCACAACGAAGCATTCACTTTTGAAGTGTGCGCTAAACCAATTACGCAGACAATTTTCGTTTACAAACTTTCGAATAAATTTAGATATATCTTGCTGTTGTATTAAGTACGCGCAGTTTTGGGTCTTAAGTGGGAGTAAAGTtggtatgtgtatgtgtgtgtttgacacTAATTATCACTACGCCAGTTGAAGCTAAATAGTTTACaatcatttttctttttgctacATGCTCATTGCTCTTTCGATGAAACTAAACCGATTATAGATATTGTAAATATACAactagatatatataatatataagcatGAATTACTGCTAAacgaaaaattaattaacgaGAGTaccaaataaatacaaatttgcttgtgtatatatatgtgattgttttgtttgtgtgtgtgtgtgtgcttcataGTTACTTTCACTTGGCAAACATCCTGTCATAAGGCAAggtattatatatgtatagtttCTAGTTGCGCAACTAACGCTTAACATATTAAagtctttatatataaagttacttttagctgcttagtatgcttgctttgctgttgctcttgttttatgtataaatattctaCCATGTCATGTTTCAAAATTTAGGTACAacgtttgcttgcttttgagTTTCAGCTCTGGCACACTTTAACTGGGCCTTAATCAGCGCTGCGACGACGCCTGTTACAGGCTCTATAAACTAATAgtttttgcttatgcttttgcttgatttcgtttgcttttcacttttcactaTAACTAAATACTAATGCAGGTAGTTCGTTCACGACGATCACCAgattttttgttgccacacTTTCATTTGTAATACTTTGAACGTTGCACGACTTGAAGCGTTCcataaagctgcagctttaagctgGTATAGTTGTTTGCTCATAAAAGTCCGGCTCATCCTCATCATTTCGCACCTCACTGCCATCCAGCTGTGGGTTGTTAATAAAACGAGCGTAAGTAAACGTTTAGACAAATCAATTTTCCAAGTGACTTACTGCCTGCAGCTCCTCAGTTGAGTAGAGCGCCACCAGACGCTGCCGTATGGGCACCATCATAATGAGAAAGAAGGGAAACGCAAGCGAGAATTTTGATGACTTCACAGTCCATAGGACAGCCAAGCAAGCCACCTGTATGGTGGTGAACAGATGCAGCTTCCAGGGACGCACACGCTTCACATAGTTTGTGGGTGGATAATGCTTAACCGGCATGAAATACAGTCTTATGctgtcaaaatataaaacaatttattaagttgTGCACACAGCTTACAGCTTGAGCGTCGTTTGCTTACCGCTCAAACAGCTGCACACCGCTCATGGAGGCTATGCCCATGTAGAGAAAGACGCCAAAGAGCACGGCCATGGGTATGAGACGCAGCAGTGGCGCCATCAGCACCGACAGTCCAATCATGACACACACAAAGAAGCCGGACAAACGCTGCTCCTTGACATCTATAATCTTGGGCGAGTCGCCAGGCGCATGCGTGCTGCAAGAACAAAAGAATGTTAAGCAGCTGAATGCTATGAATCGTATGTTAACCTACCGCGACATAATCGTTACGGAGGACACGTGCGTCACCGAGCGTACGGTGGCGGCACAATGCCAGGGCATGCCGAACATGCCGCAGAAGCAGTTGAGCAGGCAGAGCAAGACAATGTCCCAATGCAGGCCGGAGCCCTTCTTCAAGCCGCGCTCCGGCTTGTCGACGATCAGCTCAGAGATTTGTGATTCCATAAAGATGAGTATGTAGACCAGCAGAGCGGGCACCACGCAGGCAAAGGGCACCCAGGAGGCGAAGGGATAGAAGCCTATGAACCAGCCGCGACGCGAGGGATCGCTGGGCGACAAACCCTCGGGCACCACCAGCTTCTCCGTGTACACAGACGGCACCAGGTAATCGACCAGCACAAATATGGCAATGGAAATGGGCACACCAAAGTCGCCCAGCGCACGGCGCGCATTGCGGCCCAAGAAGTGCGAGTTGCGAAACAGTTTGAGGTAATAGGCGACCACAAAGGTGGCCAGCGTAAGGATTGTGCAGAAGAGCGCAGTGTTGGGCTGATTGCTGGGCAGCTGGGGCAGGGGTGAAGCCATTGTGGTTGTGGCATTCAACAAAGTGCCATTCAAGCTCGCGCTGACGTTGTGCGTCACCAGCGTGGGCGGCGGCAAATTGTAGTCGGAGAGCAGCGGATTGAGCTTGTAGATGGACACGAGCTTCATCATGGTCTCCACTATGTAGATGAGTGTGATGAGCGCCGAGAAAATCTCCTGCGTAAAGCGCGTAAGCAAACGCACATAGACGCTGCCCTCAAAGGCGGAAACACACAGCGCTATGATGATTAGCCAGATACCCACGTAGACGCGCAGAGCGAGGAAGTCGTAGTTGTGCTGCCGGCAAAAGTCAATGAGCGCCTCgtcgaacagcagcagcggaccAGTGGTGCCTATGATGACCAAGGGCTGGCAGCTGAACGTGTGGAAGACAATGCCCACCAGCGAGCACGCAATCAGCGTCTCCGATATGCCGATCCAGCTGTCTGTCTTGGCCGAGGCCAGACCGCCAAAGGTAATGGCCGTGGACAGGCAGGCAAAGTACATGAATATGGTGGCCGCCAGCGTTTCGGTGTTGAGGCCATCGAGTATGTCGCTCTTATACATGGGCATGCGACGCAGCAGATCGTTGCGCAGCCCACCCCACAGACGATTTGTTTTGTCCATGGGACTGGGCTTCTTCTTTTTGCCATCGTCGCCATCATCGTCGCCGTCATCGCCGCCCGGGCCGCCAGGTCCCGCTGTTATGGCACCCAAGGCCTGCTTGTCCAGCAGCGCCTTCTCCTCGTCGCGGCCTATTTTAATCATTTCGCTGTCGCGCTTCACCTGCAGCGCCTTAATCTTGCGCGTGCGTATCCAGTCTTTCTTGGCCTTGAGCTCCTCGAAGGGCAGCAGATCGTGGCGATCCCAGTTACCTGGCGGCAGCACAATCGAATCATCCAAGAACTCATTGATGGCCGACAGCAAATCGCGACGATCGTCCGCCTTGTAGGCAATCGCATGGAAGTGCTCGTTGGCCATGAGCGTGGAAATGGAGCGACCCACCTCATGATAGTCCAAGTCAAAGTTGCGTGGACCCAGCAGCACAAACATAAAGCGCACGGGCACGGGCACTTCAGTCAGCGTGGGCATCAGCACGCCCTCGGACAAACGCACAAAGGCAATCGTAGGCTGCTCCAGAAACTCCACAGCGCCCACCTGAGTAAGAGTCGATGCATTAGTCAAGTCGTTGGCATTAGAAAAGTAAGCAAACTTACCAAGACTGTGGTGGCCTCTGCTCCCGCTGGTATGCGCTTGAGAATGGTATCGTTTTGTAGTTTCTTTAGATCCTCCTGCGAGGAGGAGTACTGGTCATCCTTCATGTCAATCTTCAGCTCattgctgcgcttgctgccGCCAATTTCGCTGGCGGGCATAATCTTGATCTTCTTGTCATCGGTGCCGCCCGATAGATTCTGTGAAGAGGCCCAAAGCAgcttagcaaaacaaaagcaggcGAAgcgttttatgtttaatttaattcaccaaaaccaaaatgaaaacatgCAAGACACACATGGAAACGGAAACCGAAACGCAAAGATAAACacactaaaactaaaagacaGGCGTGCATTGAAAAGGGTTTTGCGGGCTAGTTGAGGTTGCGGGTTGAGGGTGCGTGGTGCGGTTGGTTGGTTAAGCGGCTCATTGAGTGGCTTACACTTACTAGCGAgttggcttaaataaataacacacaATTGAGAACGGGCCAATTGTGCATGACTATGTGGTGTGGAGTACAAAGAGAGTAGTGGGCTTAGAGGTCTAAGGCTAAAGTAGTGGtctaaaaagaaacaaaacgcaaaagcgctgccagcaaataAGACTCTGTGTGTTTCTCTCTCTAACGATCGATAGCAGCGATAACACTAATCGTTACTATCGATTCGGTCATCCAGCTTCAGTctcatttgctgcttggcatacaaaatttgtttttggaaTACATTGGGGGAAGCTTTGGGGTTGAGTTATATTACACCCAGATACGAAGTCGTTGAGTGCCGTCGATGATCTAGGGCGGCGCTCATGCCCACGCCCACGTCTAATATTGCCGCAGGCGGTGCGCTGCTCGTTACGCAAATGCTGCGCCTAGCCTTGGGCAGACTCCGTGGCTGCGtttgctgttgtagctgctgctgctgttgctggaacTGTTGCGACGCCTCGGCGCCCATCCAAAGTAGCTAAGCATTTGTTGTGCACAGCATTTGAGTGTGTGCCGtcgcaatgtgtgtgtgtgtatatattttacaaaagagTATACAAAATCAAACGAAAAGAAAAGGC
The DNA window shown above is from Drosophila busckii strain San Diego stock center, stock number 13000-0081.31 chromosome 3L, ASM1175060v1, whole genome shotgun sequence and carries:
- the LOC108599632 gene encoding probable insulin-like peptide 2, coding for MFNKFSVTLAMLLALCALSSSREVNMRLCSDMLNQALSKMCEKTGFNDMVSKRSSYAALGFDPIDPIQFIEAKESADVLPYPLSNGRMSDFYDNNVISSLTATRRLTRNGIIEHCCMRACSKYELSGYCRAP